A portion of the Candidatus Babeliales bacterium genome contains these proteins:
- a CDS encoding co-chaperone GroES — MFDQFRPLGDKVLVKRIEQEEKTAFGIIIPDAAKEKAQTGVVLAVGPGRFNGTTVVPMNVAIGDKVYFGKYSGTEADRDHLIIKEDDILGIIKQS, encoded by the coding sequence ATGTTTGATCAATTTCGCCCATTAGGGGATAAAGTACTGGTCAAAAGAATTGAGCAGGAAGAAAAGACCGCGTTTGGCATTATTATTCCAGATGCAGCAAAAGAGAAAGCGCAAACAGGTGTTGTTCTTGCAGTTGGCCCAGGACGTTTTAATGGAACAACAGTAGTGCCAATGAATGTAGCGATTGGCGATAAAGTATATTTTGGTAAATATTCAGGAACTGAAGCAGACCGCGATCATCTGATTATTAAAGAAGATGACATCTTGGGTATTATTAAACAGTCATAA